Proteins from a genomic interval of Clostridia bacterium:
- a CDS encoding Hsp20/alpha crystallin family protein has translation MFGMTPYNRKNHGIARSNSVWDLRSVFDNFFNDPFFSQFSGSGHPIRADISENEKEYIVDAEIPGVQKEDIKLDLRDDVLTISVEHNEQVNEERDNFIRRERRTGSFSRSFYVENVRNEAVTAKYNNGILTITLPKQEGKKESRHNIEIQ, from the coding sequence ATGTTTGGAATGACACCTTATAACAGAAAAAATCACGGAATTGCCAGAAGCAATAGTGTCTGGGATTTACGGAGCGTTTTTGACAATTTCTTTAATGACCCGTTTTTTTCACAGTTTTCCGGTAGCGGACACCCTATAAGAGCAGATATAAGTGAGAATGAGAAAGAGTATATAGTAGATGCAGAAATCCCTGGAGTTCAAAAAGAGGACATAAAGCTTGATCTTAGAGATGATGTGCTTACTATTTCAGTAGAACACAATGAACAAGTGAATGAAGAAAGGGACAACTTCATCAGACGCGAGAGGAGAACCGGTTCCTTCAGCAGGAGCTTCTATGTGGAAAACGTCAGAAATGAGGCTGTAACAGCGAAATATAACAATGGTATTCTTACAATTACTTTACCAAAACAGGAAGGAAAAAAAGAAAGCAGGCACAATATTGAGATTCAATAA
- the spoVB gene encoding stage V sporulation protein B, which yields MSKKSFIGGAIILMLAGFVVRILGFVYRIYLSNLIGAEGMGLFQLISPVYTLVILTLTSGISIAVSKTVAEELAKNHIVNLRRITSCALMLVIGAGTIVSVFMFLNVRFIADVLLRDSRTYYSLLLLIPCIPVIAAAAAIKGYFYGIQDVTPTAVSQIVEQIVRIGLVMAMASYFLNIGLEFACALATIGMAFGEISNLAVVYIAYRIKRKKDIQNKGKTGALKKKSIIRSLLNISIPISLNRFIISIMTTVEMILIPRRLLTGGLDYQLSMQEYGRLAGMAMPLIFFPSLVTYSLATTLVPAISEAMSLKNYKSVNYRISKSIQITFILGFIFTAVFLAYPDEIGNLIYKKENIGGMLYLLAFCCIFIYLQQTLLGILNGLGKQGVSLRNFVIGNFIRIAFVYFIIPIYGIPGYVVGIIISSALVCILNLYSVIKTTGMALDIRNWLVKPGLVGIVMLFIARYIYSFCRIFDMGHNWSVVLTIVINVIVAISLMVVVGALQKDEILRLFGRVPKKITAKKR from the coding sequence ATGTCTAAAAAGTCTTTTATAGGCGGGGCAATTATACTTATGCTGGCCGGGTTTGTTGTAAGGATATTGGGATTTGTTTATAGAATATATTTATCAAACCTGATAGGGGCAGAAGGAATGGGACTATTTCAGCTTATTTCTCCTGTCTATACTTTGGTTATCCTCACTTTGACATCAGGTATATCTATTGCGGTTTCAAAAACCGTAGCAGAGGAATTGGCCAAAAATCATATTGTAAACTTGAGAAGAATTACCTCCTGTGCTCTTATGCTTGTAATTGGAGCCGGTACTATCGTTTCTGTGTTCATGTTTTTAAATGTGAGATTTATTGCAGATGTCTTGCTGAGGGACAGCAGAACCTATTATTCACTTCTGCTCTTAATACCTTGTATTCCGGTAATAGCCGCAGCAGCTGCGATCAAGGGGTACTTCTACGGTATTCAGGATGTGACACCTACAGCTGTTTCTCAGATAGTAGAGCAGATTGTAAGGATAGGCCTTGTAATGGCTATGGCATCTTACTTTTTGAATATAGGGTTGGAGTTTGCCTGTGCTTTGGCAACTATCGGTATGGCTTTCGGAGAGATTTCCAATCTGGCTGTTGTATATATAGCTTACAGGATCAAGCGTAAGAAAGATATTCAGAACAAAGGAAAAACAGGTGCTTTGAAGAAAAAGTCGATCATAAGGAGCTTGTTGAACATTTCTATACCCATATCATTAAATAGATTCATCATATCGATAATGACTACGGTAGAAATGATTCTCATACCAAGAAGGCTTCTGACCGGGGGGCTGGATTATCAGCTCAGTATGCAGGAATACGGGCGGCTTGCCGGTATGGCTATGCCGCTTATTTTCTTTCCGTCGCTTGTAACTTACTCACTTGCTACAACTCTTGTTCCTGCTATCTCGGAAGCAATGTCCCTGAAGAATTACAAGTCTGTAAATTACAGAATATCAAAATCAATTCAGATCACATTTATCCTGGGATTCATATTTACAGCTGTATTTCTGGCTTATCCGGATGAAATCGGGAATTTGATATATAAGAAGGAAAATATAGGCGGAATGTTGTACCTGCTTGCCTTTTGCTGCATATTCATTTACTTGCAGCAAACTTTACTGGGAATACTTAACGGCTTGGGTAAGCAAGGGGTTTCGCTCAGGAATTTTGTAATAGGAAATTTTATCAGAATTGCTTTCGTATATTTTATCATCCCTATATACGGCATTCCCGGATATGTAGTAGGAATAATTATTAGTTCAGCACTTGTATGTATTCTGAATCTGTATTCGGTCATAAAAACAACAGGTATGGCGCTTGACATAAGGAATTGGTTAGTAAAACCGGGTTTGGTAGGTATAGTGATGCTTTTTATAGCCAGGTATATTTACAGTTTTTGCAGAATATTCGATATGGGGCATAATTGGAGTGTAGTTTTGACTATAGTAATAAATGTGATTGTTGCAATATCCTTAATGGTTGTTGTGGGGGCTTTACAGAAGGATGAGATACTGAGGCTCTTCGGAAGGGTACCTAAAAAAATAACAGCTAAAAAACGCTGA
- a CDS encoding PLP-dependent aminotransferase family protein: MLELFSSIKLDKKLKEPLYLQLYMELKEFIVSGSLLSDYRLPSVRQMSKTLNINQITVVSAFRQLESEGYVYTKTGSGTYVASMLPIKIGSNADESVINDELYNQDDVSLISSGQVNISENTINFASATPTPDLFPVDNFKIALNETLDRDKGNAFSYQESQGFLPLRECICGLLSLNNIESSPGSIQIISGAQQGIDIISKAFLRQGDYVITESPTYTGAIAVFKSRGAEIIDIEIDKDGMDLNLLEYNLKKYKPKLIYTIPSFQNPTGYSYSHKKRLELLKLAERYDTYVIEDDYVSDLDFEEKKYPPIKALDKNNRVIFIKSFSKIFMPGLRLGFMISPPSMQNTILQAKHTTDISTSGLIQRAFDLYIRKGYWDKHFKFMYDIYKKRYFETLEALEENLPDNISFFRPGGGLNIWLDMPFGFPINNLLKRTASSDIVFAPGKIFYSNSSCQKLNNIRISFAAVPEKQIKSGIRSLCKIISALNQKQDSNLNIPIL, encoded by the coding sequence ATGCTGGAATTATTCAGTAGCATAAAGCTTGATAAAAAATTGAAAGAGCCCTTGTATCTCCAGCTTTATATGGAACTTAAAGAATTTATTGTCAGCGGTTCTCTTCTTTCTGATTACAGGCTGCCTTCCGTAAGGCAGATGTCGAAAACGCTTAACATCAATCAGATAACAGTAGTATCTGCTTTCAGGCAACTTGAAAGTGAAGGTTATGTATATACCAAAACCGGAAGCGGAACATATGTGGCAAGTATGCTTCCCATAAAAATCGGCAGTAATGCGGATGAAAGCGTAATTAACGATGAGCTGTACAATCAGGATGATGTATCCCTGATAAGCAGCGGACAGGTGAATATAAGCGAAAATACGATTAATTTCGCCAGTGCAACACCTACCCCGGATCTTTTCCCTGTTGACAACTTCAAAATTGCACTGAATGAAACACTGGACAGAGATAAAGGAAATGCCTTCAGCTATCAGGAAAGCCAGGGTTTTTTACCTTTGAGGGAATGCATATGCGGTCTTCTGTCGCTGAATAATATTGAGAGTTCTCCTGGAAGTATTCAGATAATCTCCGGTGCCCAGCAAGGTATAGATATCATATCCAAGGCTTTTTTGAGGCAAGGTGATTACGTAATAACTGAAAGCCCCACATACACAGGTGCTATTGCTGTTTTCAAGTCGAGAGGTGCTGAGATAATTGATATAGAAATAGATAAGGACGGTATGGATTTAAACCTTCTCGAATATAACCTTAAAAAATACAAGCCGAAGCTCATTTATACAATACCTTCCTTTCAAAACCCCACAGGGTACTCCTACTCACATAAAAAACGGTTGGAGCTCTTAAAACTGGCTGAAAGATATGATACTTATGTAATTGAAGATGACTATGTCAGTGATCTGGATTTTGAAGAGAAGAAATATCCCCCTATTAAAGCACTTGATAAAAATAACAGGGTTATTTTCATAAAAAGCTTTTCAAAGATATTTATGCCCGGTCTAAGGCTTGGATTTATGATATCGCCGCCAAGTATGCAAAACACCATTCTGCAGGCAAAGCATACAACTGACATATCCACTTCGGGACTGATACAGAGAGCGTTTGACCTGTATATCCGGAAAGGCTACTGGGATAAGCATTTTAAATTCATGTACGATATATATAAAAAGAGATATTTTGAGACACTGGAAGCATTGGAGGAAAATCTCCCGGACAATATCAGTTTTTTCAGACCGGGTGGAGGACTAAACATATGGTTGGATATGCCCTTCGGCTTTCCTATAAACAACCTCCTGAAGCGGACTGCCTCAAGTGATATAGTTTTCGCTCCCGGAAAAATATTCTACAGCAACAGTTCCTGTCAAAAGTTAAACAATATAAGGATTAGCTTTGCAGCAGTTCCTGAAAAACAAATCAAATCCGGAATCAGAAGCTTATGCAAAATTATATCGGCATTAAATCAAAAACAGGATTCCAACCTCAATATACCGATATTATAG
- the dusB gene encoding tRNA dihydrouridine synthase DusB, translating into MKIGNVELDNNVFLAPMAGVTDMPYRILCKEQGCGLVYTEMVSAKGMHYNDERSFRLTEIDDAEKPAGIQIFGSDPAIMAGIAERLNFSDAAIIDINMGCPTPKITKNGEGSALMLKPRLISEIVRSVVKASDKPVTVKIRKGWDDENVNAVEIAGIAEESGAKAIAVHGRTREQFYIGKADWDIIRQVKSSVTIPVIGNGDIGSPEDAKRMLEYTGCDAIMVGRGAQGNPWLFKRILYYLNSGEHLPEPTADEKINTIIRHMRMLVDLKGEHTGVCEMRKHIAWYIKGMRNSTYVKEKVFRINSKDEIIELLYEYLHKGM; encoded by the coding sequence ATGAAAATCGGAAATGTAGAGCTGGACAATAATGTATTTCTTGCACCTATGGCAGGCGTCACAGATATGCCATACAGAATCCTGTGTAAAGAGCAGGGCTGTGGACTGGTATACACCGAGATGGTAAGTGCAAAAGGCATGCACTATAATGACGAGAGAAGCTTCAGGCTTACAGAAATTGATGATGCTGAGAAGCCGGCAGGCATACAGATATTCGGTTCAGACCCGGCTATTATGGCGGGTATAGCAGAAAGACTGAATTTCTCGGACGCTGCTATTATTGATATAAATATGGGATGTCCCACACCTAAGATTACGAAGAACGGTGAAGGAAGCGCACTTATGCTTAAGCCTCGTCTTATATCTGAAATTGTAAGATCTGTGGTAAAAGCATCTGACAAACCTGTTACCGTTAAGATCAGGAAGGGTTGGGATGATGAAAATGTCAATGCAGTAGAGATTGCAGGGATTGCAGAAGAGAGTGGTGCAAAGGCAATTGCTGTTCATGGCAGGACCAGAGAGCAGTTTTACATCGGAAAGGCTGACTGGGATATAATCAGACAGGTGAAAAGCAGTGTAACTATTCCTGTAATAGGGAACGGAGATATTGGTTCTCCCGAAGATGCCAAAAGAATGTTAGAGTATACAGGGTGCGATGCCATCATGGTAGGTCGGGGTGCACAGGGTAACCCATGGCTGTTTAAAAGGATTTTGTACTATTTGAATTCCGGAGAGCATTTACCTGAGCCTACAGCTGACGAAAAAATCAATACTATAATAAGACATATGCGTATGCTTGTTGATTTGAAGGGTGAGCATACGGGGGTATGTGAAATGAGAAAGCATATTGCATGGTATATTAAGGGAATGAGAAATTCAACCTATGTTAAAGAAAAAGTATTTCGTATAAATTCAAAGGATGAGATTATTGAATTGCTATATGAATATCTTCATAAAGGGATGTAG
- a CDS encoding N-acetylmuramoyl-L-alanine amidase, translating to MRNLLITLSCIFVMVVFSLFSESSEMHAADIVSSRYPLEAASVEKKNTISDKLNKASDFKFPSRTVKNGGAVLNPWKGSKLVVIDPGHGGDDPGANSGKILEKDINLDVALRLETLLKSYNIPTYITRNDDRFIELYDRIKAANERNAALFVSIHCNWFKYEHLNGVMTLYFPSENLRAGFLCELDYAKLLQSELAKSLGTKDLGIEDRTDLAVLRHANMPTALVELGFLSNYKEAKLLASGDFKQKAAEGIAEGIRKSLIKMTVYKGKKE from the coding sequence ATGAGAAATTTATTAATAACACTGTCCTGTATTTTTGTAATGGTTGTTTTTTCGCTTTTTTCAGAATCCTCAGAGATGCATGCTGCAGACATTGTTAGCAGCAGATACCCTCTGGAAGCAGCCTCAGTAGAAAAAAAGAATACCATTTCAGATAAGCTCAATAAAGCTTCAGATTTCAAATTCCCTTCCCGCACTGTCAAAAATGGTGGTGCTGTCTTAAATCCCTGGAAAGGATCAAAGCTTGTTGTTATTGATCCCGGACATGGCGGGGATGATCCAGGAGCAAATTCCGGAAAAATCCTGGAGAAAGATATTAATCTGGATGTGGCATTAAGGCTGGAAACGCTACTGAAGTCATACAACATACCAACGTATATTACAAGAAATGATGACCGGTTTATAGAGCTTTACGATAGGATTAAAGCAGCTAACGAAAGAAACGCGGCATTATTTGTAAGTATACACTGTAACTGGTTCAAATACGAACACCTAAACGGTGTAATGACTTTGTATTTCCCATCTGAAAACCTTAGGGCAGGATTTCTTTGCGAATTAGATTACGCAAAACTCCTTCAGTCCGAGCTGGCCAAATCCCTTGGTACTAAGGATCTTGGTATAGAGGACAGAACCGATCTTGCTGTACTGAGACATGCAAATATGCCTACTGCACTTGTAGAGCTAGGGTTTTTATCCAATTACAAGGAAGCAAAGCTTCTTGCTTCCGGGGATTTCAAGCAAAAGGCTGCTGAAGGTATTGCAGAAGGTATAAGAAAATCACTGATCAAAATGACAGTATACAAGGGTAAAAAAGAATAA
- a CDS encoding acyl-CoA thioesterase translates to MHDISKDHINSFTPKTPSMSVVEMTELVLPNDTNLLGNLLGGRLMHWIDIAGAMAASRHSNKVVATAAMDSLDFRHPARMGEMVILRAKLTWVGRTSMEVTVKVYAENMRTGNVIMTNKAYLTFVALDSDGKPTPVSPLTPETDDEKKDYLEAEKRRNSRLSRRNSGI, encoded by the coding sequence ATGCATGATATTTCAAAGGACCATATTAACAGCTTTACACCTAAAACCCCAAGCATGTCAGTGGTAGAGATGACCGAGCTGGTTTTACCGAATGATACTAATCTTTTGGGAAACCTTCTTGGAGGGAGATTGATGCATTGGATTGATATTGCAGGAGCTATGGCGGCATCCAGGCATTCAAACAAAGTTGTTGCCACTGCTGCAATGGATAGTCTGGATTTCAGGCATCCGGCGCGCATGGGTGAAATGGTAATACTAAGGGCTAAGCTGACTTGGGTCGGACGCACATCTATGGAAGTAACAGTAAAGGTTTATGCAGAAAACATGAGAACGGGAAATGTAATAATGACAAACAAGGCGTACCTGACATTTGTTGCACTTGATAGTGATGGAAAGCCCACACCGGTATCCCCTCTTACACCTGAGACTGACGATGAAAAGAAGGATTATTTAGAAGCTGAGAAGAGAAGAAATTCACGCCTCAGCCGCAGAAATTCAGGAATTTAG
- a CDS encoding ribonuclease H-like domain-containing protein gives MRNIKITKKIWYTVKTGYGTVHAMGGFMDLRSKLEMYKSSQVNKIEKPISSRLDIHEVLQVTPCENEAGKYYVIEKRYPLFHNHGGYGLGQLFDINLKSMTCIFSGLDEEIPIKELVFLDTETTGLSGGVGTVAFLIGTGFFENDCFVMRQFFMRDYDEELAVLQGLNSMLSQFKGLITFNGKAFDWNLLNTRFTYNRIRIDMKDPVHLDLLFPSRRIWKMKLESCRLTSLEENILGEYRQDDIPGALIPSIYFKYLEDRDATEIKQVIKHNELDILSMVALMIKINSMLENPLSETDGDKELLSIGRILEGNEQYEAMADCYKNCIKSENSFVKEAAARRLATVFKRNKDYESAVRQWEQMLADTETLSAYPLIELAKYYEHKAKDMGKALEMAEKAAQLISKIGLNNRMHYADIKKRCDRLKRKAGKIDA, from the coding sequence ATGAGAAATATTAAAATCACAAAAAAAATATGGTATACTGTAAAAACAGGATACGGCACTGTGCACGCCATGGGAGGGTTTATGGATCTTAGGAGCAAACTTGAAATGTATAAAAGCAGTCAGGTGAATAAGATAGAAAAACCTATCAGCAGCAGACTTGATATACATGAGGTTTTACAGGTAACCCCATGCGAAAATGAAGCTGGAAAGTACTATGTTATAGAGAAAAGGTATCCCCTCTTTCACAATCATGGGGGATATGGCCTTGGACAGCTTTTTGATATAAATCTTAAGTCCATGACATGCATTTTTAGCGGCCTTGACGAGGAAATACCTATAAAAGAGTTAGTTTTTCTGGATACCGAAACCACTGGGTTATCAGGCGGTGTAGGTACGGTAGCCTTCCTTATTGGGACAGGCTTTTTTGAAAATGATTGTTTTGTAATGAGACAGTTTTTCATGAGAGATTATGATGAAGAGCTTGCCGTACTGCAAGGACTAAATAGCATGCTGTCACAGTTTAAAGGCCTTATCACTTTTAACGGCAAAGCTTTTGACTGGAACCTTTTAAATACCAGATTTACGTACAACCGTATAAGGATTGACATGAAAGATCCTGTACATTTAGATCTCTTGTTTCCCTCAAGAAGGATCTGGAAGATGAAGCTGGAAAGCTGCCGTCTGACTAGCTTGGAGGAAAATATACTGGGTGAATACAGACAAGACGATATTCCGGGGGCGTTAATACCTTCTATATATTTCAAATACCTGGAGGACAGGGATGCTACTGAAATAAAGCAGGTAATCAAGCATAATGAACTGGACATACTTTCTATGGTTGCGTTAATGATAAAGATAAACAGTATGCTTGAAAACCCTCTGTCTGAAACCGATGGTGATAAGGAATTATTAAGTATCGGCAGGATTTTAGAGGGTAACGAACAGTATGAAGCTATGGCTGATTGCTATAAAAACTGTATAAAATCAGAAAACAGTTTTGTAAAAGAGGCGGCAGCCCGGAGGTTGGCCACAGTATTCAAGAGGAATAAAGATTACGAAAGCGCAGTAAGGCAGTGGGAGCAAATGCTTGCCGACACAGAAACACTAAGCGCCTACCCTCTGATAGAATTGGCTAAATACTATGAGCATAAGGCAAAAGATATGGGAAAAGCATTGGAAATGGCAGAAAAGGCGGCGCAGCTAATATCTAAGATCGGATTGAATAATAGGATGCATTATGCTGACATAAAGAAAAGATGTGATCGGCTAAAAAGAAAGGCAGGCAAAATTGATGCATGA
- a CDS encoding DEAD/DEAH box helicase: MNLDQMLQYFKASERMMKNITNWVEVPEREACYNEFPGYMDVRIIDALKRRGVYKLYSHQASAVEAVNSGKDIVVVTPTASGKTMCYNIPVLNAILRDDESRAIFLFPTKALSQDQTTELHELITEAGVDVKTYTYDGDTPQSARKAIRQAGHIVVTNPDMLHSGILPHHTKWTKLFENLKFIVIDEVHHYRGVFGSHLANVIRRLQRICNFYGSNPQFICCSATIANPAELAGRITGREMVLVDNNGAPSGRKHIVFYNPPLVNKELGIRRSSTLEAKQLAETLIKNDIQTIIFTRSRLNVEVLVTYLKDIFHGKMGNEGKVRGYRGGYLPNLRRDIERGLRDGSITGVVSTNALELGIDIGNLEACIICGYPGNIASTWQQAGRAGRRNSVSAAFLIANSSPLDQYIVNNPDYFFGKSPENGLVNPDNLAILFSHMKCAAFELPFEDTEIFGVATTQEILGFMEEAKLVRHVGSRWYWASDVFPSDEISLRSAANENFIIIDISEPHHRVIGETDRFSAPMLLHEEAIYIHEGQQYQVEELDFEEKKAYIRKVNVDYYTDANLAVDLKVIDVFREQDYGDISKCSGEVMVSALVTMFKKIKLYTHENIGSGPVNLPEMEMHTTSYWTSLPERMPGVESQGEMQNGLLGLSNILAHAAPVYLMCDPGDIRVVHQVKSTFTQRPTLYIYDSYPGGVGFSDKLYELHDELFVTSKRMIEQCTCDEGCPSCVGPLTEFQGSGNPKEVTLKLIEFILNKR, encoded by the coding sequence ATGAATCTTGATCAAATGCTGCAATATTTTAAAGCATCCGAAAGGATGATGAAAAACATCACCAACTGGGTTGAAGTTCCTGAAAGGGAGGCATGTTATAATGAGTTTCCCGGATATATGGATGTTAGAATTATAGATGCCTTAAAAAGAAGAGGAGTATATAAGCTGTATTCACATCAGGCTTCTGCTGTTGAAGCTGTCAATTCTGGAAAGGACATTGTGGTTGTTACACCTACGGCATCAGGTAAAACCATGTGCTATAATATTCCTGTCCTAAATGCAATTCTTAGAGATGATGAATCAAGGGCGATATTTCTTTTTCCTACAAAAGCCCTTTCGCAGGATCAGACGACGGAACTGCACGAGCTTATTACAGAGGCAGGCGTTGATGTCAAAACATATACTTATGACGGGGATACGCCACAATCGGCAAGGAAAGCAATAAGGCAGGCAGGCCATATAGTGGTCACCAACCCTGATATGCTGCACAGCGGTATACTCCCCCATCATACCAAATGGACTAAACTGTTTGAAAATCTCAAATTCATAGTTATAGATGAGGTACATCATTACAGGGGTGTATTCGGCAGTCATCTGGCAAATGTAATCAGAAGGCTTCAGCGGATATGCAACTTCTATGGTTCCAATCCCCAGTTCATATGCTGTTCTGCAACGATAGCCAACCCCGCAGAGTTAGCAGGTAGAATCACCGGCAGAGAGATGGTATTGGTAGATAACAATGGTGCGCCCTCCGGCAGGAAGCACATAGTTTTTTACAACCCGCCCCTGGTAAACAAGGAACTTGGTATAAGGAGGAGCAGTACACTGGAGGCCAAACAGCTGGCTGAGACTCTGATAAAAAACGATATCCAGACAATAATATTCACCCGGAGCAGGCTCAATGTTGAAGTATTGGTTACATACCTCAAGGACATATTCCATGGCAAAATGGGAAATGAAGGTAAGGTGCGCGGGTACCGGGGAGGATATTTGCCAAACCTCAGGCGGGACATAGAAAGAGGATTGAGGGATGGAAGCATCACTGGTGTAGTAAGCACCAATGCGCTGGAACTGGGAATCGATATAGGAAATCTTGAGGCTTGTATAATTTGCGGCTATCCCGGAAATATTGCCAGCACGTGGCAGCAGGCCGGACGCGCCGGAAGAAGAAACAGTGTGTCGGCTGCATTCCTAATTGCAAACAGCAGTCCGCTTGATCAGTACATTGTCAATAATCCTGATTACTTTTTCGGTAAAAGCCCTGAGAATGGCCTGGTAAACCCTGATAACCTTGCAATATTATTTAGCCATATGAAATGTGCTGCTTTTGAGCTTCCTTTTGAGGATACTGAAATTTTTGGAGTAGCTACAACCCAGGAAATACTGGGCTTCATGGAAGAGGCAAAGCTGGTCAGACATGTAGGCAGCAGGTGGTACTGGGCATCAGATGTTTTCCCGTCTGATGAGATAAGCCTAAGAAGCGCGGCCAACGAAAATTTCATTATCATAGATATTTCTGAACCTCACCACAGGGTCATTGGTGAGACTGACAGGTTCAGTGCGCCTATGCTGCTGCATGAGGAAGCTATTTATATACATGAGGGACAGCAGTATCAGGTGGAAGAACTGGATTTTGAAGAAAAAAAAGCATATATTCGCAAGGTGAATGTTGACTACTATACAGATGCCAATCTGGCTGTGGACCTGAAAGTCATAGATGTATTCAGGGAGCAAGATTACGGGGATATTTCAAAATGCAGTGGAGAAGTAATGGTTTCAGCTCTTGTAACCATGTTTAAGAAAATCAAGTTGTATACACATGAAAATATAGGGTCCGGTCCTGTTAATCTGCCTGAAATGGAGATGCATACAACTTCCTACTGGACCAGTCTTCCGGAAAGAATGCCAGGAGTAGAGTCTCAAGGGGAAATGCAGAATGGGCTGCTGGGACTGTCAAATATTCTGGCACATGCAGCACCTGTGTATCTAATGTGCGATCCGGGAGATATAAGAGTGGTACACCAGGTAAAATCAACCTTTACTCAAAGGCCGACCCTATATATATATGACAGCTATCCGGGAGGAGTAGGTTTCAGTGATAAGCTGTACGAACTGCATGATGAACTGTTTGTTACATCAAAGAGAATGATAGAGCAATGTACCTGTGATGAGGGCTGCCCTTCGTGTGTAGGACCATTGACTGAGTTTCAGGGGAGTGGAAATCCGAAGGAAGTGACTTTGAAGCTAATTGAATTCATTTTGAACAAAAGGTAA
- a CDS encoding amino acid permease has product MGIFRTKSIRDLIAETQGENQLKKVLGARDLISLGIGAIIGTGIFVITGVAASQYAGPAIIVSFILSAVTCALAALAYAEFASMIPVAGSAYTYSYAALGEIFAWIIGWDLILEYSVAISAIAIGWSGYMTNLLKVVGINLPTALTTSFLAKEGGFIDLPAVIVIAIISYLLIKGIKESIWVNNVIVVVKLAVIILFILLAFPSVNAANWQPFMPFGFKGVVAGAAIVFFAYIGFDAVSTAAEEVKRPQRDLPIGITVSLLVATVLYIAVAAVLTGVVKYTELSNQSAPVAYALTRIGQNWAAGLLSLGAIAGITSVLLVMMLGQTRIFFAMSRDGLLPRVFGEVSTKTKTPVKSTLLTLMLTGVTAAFLPINVVAELTNIGTLAAFIIVSIGVIVLRVKKPEEPRPFRCPGVPLIPLLSVALCTYLIISLDPLTWLRFFVWLIIGVIVYFIYSKNHSKLQQDKSG; this is encoded by the coding sequence ATGGGAATATTTAGAACAAAGTCAATCCGTGATCTGATAGCAGAAACTCAAGGCGAAAACCAGCTTAAGAAGGTTCTCGGCGCAAGGGATCTGATTTCGCTGGGGATAGGTGCAATCATTGGTACGGGAATATTTGTAATAACAGGAGTCGCCGCTTCGCAGTACGCAGGCCCGGCAATTATAGTTTCATTTATTCTGTCAGCTGTAACCTGTGCTCTGGCGGCATTGGCCTACGCAGAGTTTGCTTCAATGATTCCGGTAGCAGGAAGTGCATACACTTATTCATATGCTGCACTTGGTGAAATTTTTGCATGGATAATCGGATGGGATCTTATACTGGAGTATTCTGTAGCTATTAGCGCTATTGCAATAGGATGGTCAGGCTATATGACAAATCTGCTGAAAGTAGTAGGTATAAATCTACCGACAGCTCTCACAACTTCTTTTCTTGCAAAAGAAGGCGGCTTTATAGATCTTCCTGCGGTTATAGTAATAGCAATAATTTCTTATCTTCTTATAAAAGGAATCAAGGAAAGTATATGGGTAAATAACGTAATTGTGGTAGTTAAACTTGCTGTCATAATACTGTTCATATTATTGGCATTTCCCAGTGTAAACGCCGCAAACTGGCAGCCTTTCATGCCATTCGGTTTCAAAGGTGTAGTAGCAGGGGCAGCCATAGTATTTTTTGCATATATAGGCTTTGACGCCGTTTCAACAGCAGCAGAAGAAGTGAAAAGACCCCAAAGGGATCTCCCTATTGGAATTACGGTATCACTGCTTGTAGCAACAGTGTTGTATATAGCAGTTGCTGCTGTCCTAACTGGTGTGGTGAAGTACACAGAGCTTTCAAACCAAAGTGCTCCTGTTGCATATGCACTAACCAGGATCGGCCAAAACTGGGCTGCCGGATTACTCTCACTAGGTGCTATTGCCGGTATTACCAGTGTTCTTCTCGTAATGATGCTTGGGCAAACAAGAATTTTCTTTGCCATGTCAAGAGACGGCTTACTTCCCAGGGTTTTTGGTGAAGTATCCACAAAAACCAAGACACCTGTCAAAAGTACTCTGCTGACATTAATGCTGACAGGCGTGACTGCTGCATTTCTACCTATCAATGTAGTAGCAGAACTCACTAATATAGGCACACTTGCAGCCTTCATCATAGTATCGATCGGAGTAATTGTCCTGAGAGTCAAGAAACCAGAGGAGCCCAGACCTTTCAGATGCCCGGGAGTACCTTTGATCCCGCTGTTATCAGTGGCATTGTGCACGTATCTCATAATCAGCCTTGACCCTCTCACATGGTTGAGATTTTTTGTCTGGCTGATAATAGGAGTAATAGTATACTTCATATACTCTAAAAACCATAGCAAACTGCAGCAGGACAAAAGTGGCTAA